One window from the genome of Calditrichota bacterium encodes:
- the mreC gene encoding rod shape-determining protein MreC, which yields MRLKRIVQQYRDYFVFSGLVMISLLLIFSNQNRQVETVKLWMAGLMGIAHHDWTRVTDYFHLSHENQQLLQENTRLALENNALQEMRLENERLRKMLDFKKTMSMELLPAKVIGRREHGLVHSLALDVGVRDKVRRNMPLVVPAGLVGKVYRVGDDACLAQLLLDRNFRVSAVVQRSRVRGIVSWRGGDVCLLNNVARRADVEIGDLVVTSGYGEIYPAGLPIGKVVKLDEDPRSLFLTIKLKPSVDFNKIEEVFIIRRKIFEQLK from the coding sequence ATGCGATTGAAGCGAATAGTACAACAGTATCGCGATTATTTCGTCTTTTCCGGGCTGGTGATGATTTCCTTGCTATTGATTTTTTCCAATCAAAATCGCCAGGTGGAGACGGTCAAATTGTGGATGGCAGGATTAATGGGCATCGCGCATCACGACTGGACGCGCGTCACAGATTATTTTCATTTGTCGCATGAAAACCAGCAATTGCTTCAGGAAAATACGCGGCTGGCGCTGGAAAATAATGCGCTGCAGGAAATGCGCCTGGAGAACGAGCGTTTGAGAAAAATGCTCGATTTCAAAAAAACGATGTCAATGGAATTGCTCCCGGCGAAAGTTATTGGTCGTCGCGAGCATGGTTTGGTTCACAGTTTGGCGCTTGATGTCGGCGTTCGGGACAAGGTTCGTCGCAATATGCCGTTGGTCGTTCCCGCCGGTTTGGTAGGAAAAGTGTATCGCGTCGGAGATGACGCCTGTCTGGCGCAATTGCTTTTAGATCGAAATTTTCGCGTCAGTGCGGTAGTGCAGCGCAGCCGCGTTCGCGGAATTGTGAGTTGGCGCGGTGGCGACGTTTGCTTGCTGAATAATGTGGCGCGTCGCGCTGATGTGGAAATTGGCGACTTGGTCGTCACTTCTGGCTACGGCGAAATTTACCCCGCGGGTTTGCCCATCGGCAAAGTTGTGAAATTGGACGAGGATCCGCGTTCATTGTTTCTAACCATTAAACTAAAACCAAGCGTCGATTTTAATAAGATAGAAGAAGTCTTTATTATTAGGCGGAAAATTTTTGAGCAACTGAAATAG
- the mreD gene encoding rod shape-determining protein MreD — protein MSIISFIKYLILALLLIWVETGFLHLFSIYGATPDLILILVLLVSFREDRVMALLVAFVAGLLQDVFATHFWGLSALTKLIVALIGSNFQRADRDYPLTYFAGSFLLLIFIHEILHQFLFSLGSEMSFWQVLWRSTIPGTIYTFVISLVIYFLFQNRLWQTKMVKSF, from the coding sequence ATGTCGATCATTTCTTTCATAAAATATTTGATTCTTGCTTTGCTGCTCATTTGGGTGGAGACAGGTTTTTTGCATCTTTTTTCAATTTATGGCGCAACTCCCGATCTGATTTTGATTTTAGTTCTCCTGGTGAGTTTTCGCGAAGATAGAGTAATGGCGCTGCTGGTGGCTTTTGTTGCCGGATTATTGCAGGATGTGTTTGCCACCCACTTTTGGGGTTTATCCGCTCTCACAAAATTAATCGTTGCGTTAATAGGCAGTAATTTTCAGCGTGCTGATCGTGATTATCCGCTGACCTATTTCGCCGGCTCATTTTTACTGCTCATTTTCATTCACGAAATTTTGCACCAATTTTTATTTTCACTTGGCAGCGAGATGTCTTTTTGGCAAGTTTTATGGCGAAGCACAATACCAGGCACGATTTATACTTTTGTTATTTCGTTGGTGATTTACTTTCTTTTTCAAAATCGACTTTGGCAAACAAAAATGGTTAAATCGTTTTGA